A region of Sulfurimonas sp. DNA encodes the following proteins:
- a CDS encoding sensor histidine kinase — MRLVKLQKILKKTDLGLSGKNGTEILLDKDMRKYFTYISKGSTVIFTKLNNLQQIDLIKREEANDKFTGRSLKKYFDENNTQEGDILELYIIVKDAKPIELYINILHTNLLIFKKHKINNEYISLSDTKLDSYLNQSNIPNIKIEKASTLKTRTDSKFLTQHYTFNTSYDFCIIDTHNGTVSELVYTSMITEKNITDKEESEISISMLNDIFTESIFLTNAHNKSSKQRYKLIEANFKPKARLLLQLGDQLIRNEKIALSEIIKNSYDACAKKVKVIMNDIDDITKGEIIIYDDGFGMDIDTINNVWMEPGTNNKDSKNDKTFNSTCNRRPIGEKGIGRFGVHKLGNHIELISKKEDKNEVCFKINWNDFNDNDYLSDKLITLKEQKTSFFINQDIGTYIRITDLRKAWTKKDFRELYRSAFSLTSPFETKDDFYIDVDTNLSDWKEGLLSLDKVKQYGLWYFECTANGFRNENGEQLSKITKFKYKFQPYKYMDKAVIREVSEEDDYIKINPFLKREIDKDKQKKDIDKFEFIPFEGIGEIVIKGYIFDFDKDTLDLSDISDRKGLKDFVRQNGGVRVYRDGMRIYDYGEEGNDWLGMDASRINAPTSKIANRNIIASINLKGKSSKGLKEKTNREGFIEDETYYNFKDITANIINKVNFLKNEDKDKFRRLYAKEKDSTKDTLAIIEKTKTKINKYIVEEDRKIEVINLIEKIEVNYNSVKDIVLKSSGAGLAYSLVMHEVEKMVDSLKNTVTAKKEFESIHELVLHLSKSIESISSLLNNDKIDNISLTKLFIKAIVFFRRRLKKHNIELVIRFDDKKDIFTKCLNNLTVNAIMNLIDNSAYWLKYNYKILESTKILVDIIEKEHSIELIVSDTGLGFAISDDTAKLPFKTTKQEGMGKGLGLYFVDQIMEQNGGVFKIITNKEYKSDILKLPNEFINGATVALEFPKVKNELSK; from the coding sequence ATGAGATTAGTAAAATTACAAAAAATATTAAAAAAGACTGATTTAGGTCTTAGTGGTAAGAATGGTACTGAAATATTACTTGACAAGGATATGAGAAAGTATTTCACTTATATCTCTAAAGGAAGTACAGTAATTTTTACAAAATTAAATAATTTACAACAAATTGATTTAATTAAAAGAGAAGAAGCAAATGATAAATTTACGGGAAGATCTCTTAAAAAATATTTTGATGAAAATAATACACAAGAAGGTGACATACTTGAATTATATATAATTGTTAAGGATGCAAAACCCATTGAATTATACATAAATATATTACACACAAATTTACTTATTTTTAAAAAGCATAAAATTAATAATGAATATATTTCACTATCTGATACAAAATTAGATAGCTATTTAAATCAAAGTAATATACCTAATATAAAAATAGAAAAAGCTTCTACTTTAAAAACTAGAACAGATTCAAAATTTTTAACACAGCATTATACTTTTAATACTAGTTATGATTTTTGTATTATTGATACTCATAATGGTACAGTGAGTGAATTGGTATATACGAGTATGATTACAGAAAAGAATATTACAGATAAAGAAGAAAGTGAGATATCAATCTCGATGTTAAATGATATTTTTACAGAGTCTATTTTTCTTACAAATGCACACAATAAAAGTAGTAAACAAAGATATAAACTAATTGAAGCAAACTTTAAACCTAAAGCTAGACTTTTATTACAATTAGGAGATCAATTAATTCGTAATGAAAAAATTGCTTTATCTGAAATTATTAAAAATTCATATGATGCTTGTGCTAAAAAAGTAAAAGTCATAATGAATGATATAGACGATATAACAAAAGGTGAAATTATTATTTATGATGATGGTTTTGGAATGGATATTGATACAATTAATAATGTATGGATGGAACCAGGAACTAATAATAAAGATTCTAAAAATGATAAAACTTTTAATAGTACATGTAATCGCAGACCAATTGGAGAAAAAGGAATAGGTAGATTTGGAGTACATAAGTTAGGAAACCATATAGAACTTATTAGTAAAAAGGAAGATAAAAATGAAGTATGTTTTAAAATTAATTGGAATGATTTTAATGATAATGATTATTTGTCTGATAAGCTAATTACGTTAAAAGAACAAAAAACATCATTTTTTATAAATCAAGATATTGGAACATATATACGAATTACGGATTTACGAAAAGCATGGACAAAAAAAGATTTTAGAGAGTTATATCGTTCTGCTTTTTCTCTAACTTCTCCTTTTGAAACAAAAGATGATTTTTATATTGATGTAGACACTAACCTTTCTGATTGGAAGGAAGGACTATTATCTTTGGATAAAGTCAAGCAGTATGGTTTATGGTATTTTGAATGTACTGCAAATGGATTTAGAAATGAAAATGGTGAGCAACTAAGTAAAATTACAAAGTTTAAGTATAAATTTCAACCATATAAATATATGGATAAGGCAGTGATAAGAGAAGTCTCTGAAGAAGATGACTACATTAAAATAAATCCATTTTTAAAAAGAGAGATTGATAAGGATAAACAAAAGAAAGATATTGATAAATTTGAATTTATACCATTTGAAGGGATAGGCGAAATTGTAATAAAAGGGTATATATTTGATTTTGATAAAGATACTTTAGACTTAAGTGATATTTCTGACAGAAAAGGTTTAAAAGATTTTGTCAGACAAAATGGAGGGGTAAGAGTTTATCGTGATGGAATGAGAATTTATGATTATGGAGAAGAAGGAAATGATTGGCTTGGAATGGATGCAAGTAGAATAAATGCACCTACATCTAAAATAGCAAATAGAAATATTATTGCATCTATTAATTTAAAAGGTAAAAGTAGTAAAGGCTTGAAGGAAAAGACGAACAGAGAAGGTTTCATAGAAGATGAAACTTATTATAATTTCAAAGATATTACTGCCAATATTATTAATAAAGTAAATTTCTTGAAAAATGAGGATAAAGATAAATTTAGAAGACTCTATGCTAAAGAAAAAGATAGCACAAAAGATACCTTAGCAATTATTGAAAAAACTAAAACTAAAATAAATAAGTATATAGTAGAGGAAGATAGAAAAATTGAGGTAATTAATCTTATAGAAAAAATTGAAGTTAACTACAATAGTGTTAAAGATATTGTCTTAAAAAGTTCTGGTGCGGGGCTGGCATATAGTTTAGTAATGCATGAAGTTGAAAAAATGGTAGATAGCCTAAAAAATACAGTAACAGCCAAAAAAGAGTTTGAATCAATTCATGAACTTGTATTGCATCTTAGTAAATCAATAGAAAGTATCTCCTCCTTATTGAATAATGATAAAATAGATAATATTTCCTTAACTAAATTATTTATTAAAGCTATTGTATTTTTTAGAAGAAGATTAAAAAAACACAATATAGAATTAGTCATAAGATTTGATGATAAAAAAGATATATTTACAAAATGTTTAAATAATTTAACTGTCAATGCTATTATGAATTTAATTGATAATTCTGCATACTGGTTAAAGTATAATTATAAAATATTAGAAAGCACAAAGATTCTTGTTGATATTATAGAAAAAGAACATTCAATAGAGTTAATAGTATCTGATACAGGTCTTGGTTTTGCTATATCCGATGATACTGCAAAATTGCCATTTAAGACAACAAAACAAGAAGGTATGGGTAAAGGATTAGGATTATATTTTGTAGATCAAATAATGGAGCAAAATGGTGGTGTTTTTAAAATAATTACAAATAAAGAGTATAAATCTGATATATTAAAACTTCCAAATGAATTTATAAATGGAGCCACTGTTGCTCTAGAATTTCCAAAGGTAAAAAATGAACTTAGTAAGTAA
- a CDS encoding DNA cytosine methyltransferase — protein sequence MNTIKKFTFVDLFAGAGGFAEGFYQEDFHALSHIEFDKYACDTLRSRMKFYNYKNKEIDNIQPTDMTDKNIINILDNHIEGNHVDVIIGGPPCQSFSSHGKAKDKYSMQNDPRNYLYESYMKILNHYKPKLFVFENVEGILSTKIKGNILIDKIFTDMKQNYNIVENKNKLVLNAINFGIPQDRKRVIIIGVRKDININVEDIYQDLNQLKTTLKKTTVNDAISDLPKLLPGDGKETIKFSSKSNNYYINQLRNKDDKDDKLLHNHVARTHNELDQARYKYMSENKCTLKDLYIQKPELTHIPKRKFHNSYVVQNFEQPSKTIIAHLHKDGNQFIHPDYKQQRTFTAREAARIQSFPDNFVFPCSRTQQFKQIGNAVPPLMAKYIAKVLKKYLNQLR from the coding sequence TTGAATACAATAAAAAAATTTACTTTTGTTGACCTTTTTGCAGGGGCAGGAGGTTTTGCAGAAGGATTTTATCAAGAAGATTTTCATGCTCTTTCTCATATAGAATTTGATAAATATGCCTGTGACACTTTACGTTCTAGAATGAAATTCTATAATTATAAAAATAAAGAAATAGACAATATCCAACCTACTGATATGACAGATAAAAATATTATAAATATTTTAGATAATCATATAGAAGGGAATCATGTTGATGTAATTATAGGTGGACCACCTTGTCAATCATTCTCTTCGCATGGTAAGGCAAAAGATAAGTATAGTATGCAAAATGATCCTAGAAATTATCTTTATGAAAGCTATATGAAGATTTTAAATCATTATAAACCTAAATTATTTGTATTTGAAAATGTAGAAGGTATTTTATCAACAAAAATAAAAGGAAATATTTTAATAGATAAAATTTTCACAGATATGAAACAAAATTATAATATAGTTGAAAATAAAAATAAATTAGTATTAAATGCTATTAATTTTGGTATACCTCAAGATAGAAAACGTGTAATTATTATAGGTGTTAGAAAGGATATTAATATTAATGTAGAAGATATTTATCAAGATTTAAATCAATTAAAAACTACTTTAAAAAAAACAACAGTAAATGATGCAATTTCTGACTTACCAAAACTTTTACCAGGGGATGGTAAAGAAACTATAAAATTTAGTTCCAAAAGTAATAATTATTATATTAATCAATTAAGAAATAAAGATGATAAAGATGATAAATTATTACATAATCATGTAGCTAGAACACATAATGAATTAGATCAGGCAAGGTATAAATATATGAGTGAAAATAAATGTACACTTAAAGACCTATATATTCAAAAACCGGAATTAACTCATATACCTAAAAGAAAATTTCATAATAGTTACGTTGTGCAAAATTTTGAGCAACCATCAAAAACAATTATTGCACATTTACATAAAGATGGAAATCAATTTATACATCCAGATTATAAACAACAAAGAACTTTTACCGCAAGAGAAGCTGCAAGAATTCAATCATTCCCCGACAACTTTGTATTTCCGTGTTCTAGAACACAACAATTTAAGCAAATAGGAAATGCAGTACCTCCTTTAATGGCAAAATATATTGCTAAAGTATTAAAAAAATATTTAAACCAATTAAGATAA
- a CDS encoding Mu transposase C-terminal domain-containing protein, which translates to MSIVKIDIDSKIVFEDKSYIIKGYSSLDEILAKQMDAPYSEKIIKVSEIIKEPKNASILTKQLVDTNDEEFKEALNKYLIIEPLLKIARRTTKDVAKVAKQHKKGVATIYRWLDKFETIGTVSSLSSSYENCGAKGKSRLNESVNVIIEVVLEDLYLNKQQYPLSFIYMTIIEKCNNLNLKAPNINTIRNRIKDINPKLIAKHRKGASIRDTRGTPGKFPDVKMPLDVIQIDHTKMDVIIVDEKTRQEIGRPFITVAIDVYSRMIYGFYISLEAPSYFSVGQCLLNAILPKDDVLKNQNVDGEWPVYGLPRAVHVDNAKEFRSISLQKFCQEYRITDIYRPVARPEFGGHIERVIKTAMQNVHLLPGATFSNIFDKGTYDSQKEAAMTIDELEQWYTDFVVNIYHKVEHSSIGMTPEEKLYQGMFGVGGSIPFLPTVPANTLKLRMSLLPAMERTVQKSGITIDYITYFSETLRKWIVPASYKRFYKDVDTKKVICRRDPRDISKIYIYDEDINDYIVVPYSDIKRPAINLKELRKSISEAKKTITGREIESHDIFSAYNRLYEYAEKSKREKKSVRRAMSSKKHMQKTLEEEQQILPSIKSDVINLSNNSIDKFEDDEDGFEYYPMD; encoded by the coding sequence TTGAGCATAGTTAAAATTGATATCGATTCTAAAATTGTATTTGAAGACAAGAGCTATATTATTAAGGGATATTCATCACTTGATGAGATACTTGCTAAACAAATGGATGCTCCCTATTCAGAAAAAATTATAAAAGTTAGTGAAATTATTAAAGAACCTAAAAACGCATCAATACTAACTAAACAACTTGTTGATACAAATGATGAAGAGTTCAAAGAAGCATTAAATAAATATTTGATAATTGAACCTTTATTAAAAATTGCAAGAAGAACGACAAAAGATGTAGCTAAAGTTGCGAAGCAACATAAAAAAGGTGTAGCTACTATATATAGATGGTTAGATAAATTTGAAACAATTGGGACAGTTAGTTCTCTCAGTTCATCATATGAGAACTGTGGTGCAAAAGGCAAGAGCCGTTTAAATGAATCTGTAAATGTAATCATTGAAGTTGTTTTAGAGGATTTGTATTTAAACAAACAGCAATATCCCCTTTCATTTATCTACATGACGATAATAGAAAAATGTAATAACCTAAATTTAAAAGCCCCAAATATCAACACTATTAGAAATAGAATTAAAGATATAAATCCAAAACTTATAGCAAAACATAGAAAAGGCGCAAGCATTAGAGATACAAGGGGTACACCTGGTAAATTTCCAGATGTAAAAATGCCACTTGATGTTATTCAAATAGATCATACAAAAATGGATGTAATTATAGTTGATGAAAAGACTAGACAAGAAATTGGCAGACCATTCATAACTGTAGCCATTGATGTATACAGCAGAATGATATATGGGTTTTATATATCTTTGGAAGCACCTAGCTATTTTAGCGTAGGTCAATGCTTACTCAATGCCATATTGCCAAAAGATGATGTTTTGAAAAATCAAAATGTGGATGGAGAATGGCCAGTTTATGGTTTACCAAGAGCAGTGCATGTTGATAATGCAAAAGAATTTAGGAGTATAAGTCTTCAAAAGTTTTGTCAAGAGTATAGAATTACTGATATTTATAGACCAGTTGCTCGCCCGGAATTTGGTGGTCACATCGAAAGGGTAATCAAGACAGCAATGCAAAATGTACACCTTCTTCCAGGAGCTACATTTTCTAATATTTTTGACAAAGGCACTTATGATTCTCAAAAAGAAGCTGCCATGACTATAGATGAACTTGAACAATGGTACACAGACTTTGTTGTGAATATTTATCATAAAGTAGAGCATAGCTCCATAGGAATGACACCAGAAGAAAAACTTTATCAAGGTATGTTTGGTGTAGGCGGCAGTATACCATTTTTACCAACTGTTCCGGCAAACACCTTAAAACTAAGAATGTCACTACTTCCCGCTATGGAGCGTACAGTTCAAAAAAGTGGTATAACAATTGACTACATTACTTACTTCTCCGAAACACTTAGAAAATGGATAGTACCCGCAAGCTATAAGAGATTCTACAAAGATGTTGATACAAAAAAAGTTATCTGCCGAAGAGACCCCAGAGACATTAGTAAGATATATATTTATGATGAGGATATCAATGATTACATTGTCGTTCCATACAGTGATATAAAAAGACCTGCTATAAATCTAAAAGAGCTTAGAAAATCAATATCTGAAGCTAAAAAAACAATAACTGGCAGAGAAATAGAATCTCATGATATTTTCAGTGCCTATAACAGATTGTATGAATATGCAGAAAAATCCAAACGAGAAAAGAAGTCTGTACGAAGAGCAATGAGCTCAAAAAAACATATGCAGAAAACACTTGAAGAGGAACAACAAATCTTACCGAGTATAAAAAGTGATGTAATCAATTTGTCCAACAATAGTATTGATAAATTTGAAGATGATGAAGATGGGTTTGAATACTACCCAATGGATTAA
- a CDS encoding DNA cytosine methyltransferase, giving the protein MLFLDIKNISIKRSENKFFLEKINIINELIKKYCTNANIDFNNIIPIEEYYFKELNSIGILSNRQDLVLLQKIIPLEYNDLLKTLSFYHKNKKETLFILNNFYNRYRKQQQKKQQKVMKPKVIDLFCGAGGFSLGFVQENYQIELANDIDYTALETYKLNHPGIHSSKVVQGDISYIIKNIDKDIDKDIDIIIGGPPCQSFSSANQQRAIDDPRNILYKYYIKAVEKIKPKFILMENVRGMKKIGGQVVEDFNHIGYDVKYKLFDSSDFSVAQKRIRLLYIGINKEYALLNNLTPDLIISEIEKELINKPRYILKDTLEYIKPLQCANIKNITEIDCEYSGEKIAYNLYQKESNEYINLINHNIIHKFVFNHKARFNNHNDQEIYKRLEEGKNSTCKTISDIMPYANRNHIFKDKYFKLIEKNPSKTITAHMKMDCHSHIHPKQIRGLTPREAARIQSFPDNYIFLGSYLNTYRQIGNAVPPLMSQVFAKIFKKFII; this is encoded by the coding sequence ATGTTATTTTTAGATATAAAAAATATTTCTATTAAGAGATCTGAAAATAAGTTCTTTTTAGAAAAAATAAATATTATAAATGAATTAATTAAAAAATATTGCACTAATGCAAATATCGATTTTAACAATATTATTCCTATTGAGGAATATTACTTTAAAGAATTAAATAGTATAGGCATATTATCAAACAGACAAGACTTAGTTTTACTTCAAAAGATTATCCCCTTAGAATATAATGATTTACTAAAAACTTTATCTTTTTATCATAAAAATAAAAAAGAAACATTATTTATTTTAAACAATTTTTATAATCGATATAGGAAACAACAACAAAAAAAACAGCAAAAGGTAATGAAGCCAAAAGTTATAGATTTGTTTTGTGGGGCTGGAGGATTTAGTTTAGGATTTGTTCAAGAAAATTATCAAATAGAACTGGCCAATGATATAGATTATACTGCACTAGAAACATATAAATTAAATCATCCAGGAATACATTCATCTAAGGTAGTTCAAGGGGATATAAGTTATATTATAAAAAACATTGATAAAGATATTGATAAAGATATTGATATCATTATAGGTGGTCCACCATGTCAATCTTTCAGTAGTGCTAATCAACAAAGAGCTATTGATGATCCTAGAAATATTCTATATAAATACTATATAAAAGCTGTTGAGAAAATTAAACCTAAATTCATTTTAATGGAAAATGTTCGAGGAATGAAAAAAATTGGAGGTCAAGTAGTAGAAGATTTTAATCATATTGGATATGATGTAAAGTATAAATTATTTGATTCGAGTGATTTTTCTGTTGCTCAAAAACGAATAAGATTATTATATATTGGGATAAATAAAGAATATGCTCTATTAAATAATTTAACACCTGATTTGATCATAAGTGAAATAGAGAAAGAATTAATAAATAAACCAAGGTATATATTAAAAGATACTCTTGAATACATTAAACCATTGCAGTGTGCCAATATTAAAAATATTACGGAAATAGATTGCGAATATTCTGGTGAAAAAATTGCTTATAACCTTTACCAGAAAGAATCTAATGAGTATATAAATCTTATTAATCATAATATTATTCATAAGTTTGTTTTTAATCATAAGGCAAGATTTAATAATCACAATGATCAAGAAATTTATAAAAGATTAGAAGAGGGTAAAAATTCTACATGTAAAACAATAAGTGATATTATGCCATATGCTAATAGAAACCATATTTTTAAAGATAAATATTTTAAACTTATAGAAAAGAATCCATCAAAGACCATAACTGCACATATGAAAATGGATTGTCATTCACATATACATCCAAAACAAATTAGGGGGTTAACTCCAAGAGAGGCTGCTAGAATACAATCATTTCCTGATAACTATATATTCTTAGGATCATATTTAAATACTTACAGACAAATAGGAAATGCCGTTCCACCTTTAATGTCTCAAGTATTTGCAAAAATATTTAAAAAATTCATTATTTAG
- the tssD gene encoding type VI secretion system tube protein TssD — MNNIFISIKGSSQGLISHGATTPESIGNCHVHNHENEILVKSFRFGASNVVHAGSGKVLGQGRSKPLVITKMTDKSSPLLFNATTKSETLPEVVLKAYRTAYNGKHEHYLTITLRDALIANIDTNSTIENNLIETIYFVYKEITFEHVVASTVSISKVNHTHVAIDKPLLDRIFSNAVDNFIATNAGLYELGGGVVNVGLAGSSALSNYMYNKNQRHIFFKESRSSLLKIASLSLFQFLGLRRKGFNFRSLGPMQGTLTRAVFPMLQNAFYFEAGVALGSMGNAVVEEVYKDLYKMYLREYGESE, encoded by the coding sequence GTGAATAATATATTTATATCTATTAAAGGTAGTTCTCAAGGTCTTATTTCCCATGGAGCAACCACCCCTGAATCAATTGGCAATTGCCATGTGCATAATCATGAAAATGAAATACTTGTAAAATCATTTAGATTTGGAGCTTCAAATGTAGTACATGCCGGAAGTGGAAAAGTTTTAGGACAAGGTAGAAGTAAACCTCTTGTTATTACTAAAATGACTGATAAAAGTAGCCCTTTGCTTTTTAATGCTACTACAAAAAGTGAAACATTACCTGAAGTAGTATTGAAAGCTTACAGAACAGCTTACAATGGTAAACATGAACACTATCTTACTATTACACTTAGAGATGCTCTGATAGCGAATATTGATACAAATAGCACAATAGAGAATAATTTAATTGAGACCATCTATTTTGTTTATAAAGAAATAACATTTGAACATGTCGTTGCGAGTACTGTATCTATAAGCAAGGTGAATCATACCCATGTTGCAATCGATAAACCTCTTTTAGATAGAATCTTTAGTAATGCAGTTGATAATTTTATAGCTACAAATGCAGGTTTGTACGAGCTTGGTGGAGGTGTTGTGAATGTAGGCTTGGCTGGTTCTAGTGCACTTTCAAATTATATGTATAATAAAAACCAACGACATATTTTCTTTAAAGAGTCTAGAAGTTCACTACTTAAAATTGCTTCTTTATCTTTGTTCCAATTTTTAGGTCTAAGGCGAAAAGGTTTTAACTTCAGGTCACTTGGACCGATGCAAGGTACACTAACACGGGCAGTTTTTCCAATGTTACAAAATGCTTTCTATTTTGAAGCAGGTGTTGCTCTTGGTTCTATGGGTAATGCAGTAGTAGAAGAGGTTTATAAGGATTTATATAAAATGTATTTGAGAGAATATGGAGAAAGTGAATAA
- a CDS encoding TniB family NTP-binding protein, which translates to MSNRRLTTETKEYLEKSTEERIEYCKRDLWIGYGAAMTLIELLEDKFNDPPQMRHEGLLIYGDSNNGKTAILRKFYDIHKTTLDKVNEDGNIVYEIPIIYFQAPSKPNESDLYSYILDELCVPHKPTEKVLEKARLAEHYLGKLNTRMILIDEIHSALTGNLTKQRTFINDLKQLSNKLSLTIVLAGTREAHSALSIGSETDSRFPSIELPRWSNGKKFRSFVATYETCLPLKEASNMAQTPEIINALYYQSEGLIGRTVNLLKKASVKAIKSGREKIIVEDIEYLPTL; encoded by the coding sequence ATGTCCAATAGAAGATTAACAACTGAGACAAAGGAATACTTAGAAAAAAGTACAGAAGAGAGAATAGAGTACTGTAAGCGAGACTTATGGATTGGATATGGTGCGGCTATGACACTCATAGAGCTACTAGAAGATAAATTTAATGACCCGCCTCAAATGAGACACGAGGGTCTGCTTATATATGGTGATTCAAATAATGGAAAGACTGCTATTTTAAGAAAATTTTACGATATCCATAAAACTACACTTGATAAAGTAAATGAAGATGGTAACATAGTTTATGAGATACCCATAATATATTTTCAAGCACCTAGCAAACCAAATGAGAGTGATTTATACAGTTATATTTTAGATGAACTATGTGTACCTCATAAACCAACTGAAAAAGTTTTAGAAAAAGCCAGACTTGCTGAACACTATCTAGGTAAACTAAATACTAGGATGATTTTAATTGACGAGATACATAGTGCCTTAACCGGGAACCTAACAAAGCAGAGAACTTTTATAAATGATTTAAAGCAGCTTAGTAATAAATTATCTCTTACTATCGTTTTAGCTGGAACAAGAGAAGCTCACTCTGCTCTATCAATTGGAAGCGAGACAGATTCAAGATTTCCATCTATTGAGCTCCCACGATGGAGTAATGGCAAAAAGTTTAGATCATTTGTGGCTACCTATGAGACTTGCTTGCCTTTAAAAGAAGCCTCAAACATGGCTCAAACTCCTGAAATAATCAATGCGTTATATTATCAATCTGAAGGTTTGATAGGAAGAACTGTCAATCTACTAAAGAAAGCTTCTGTTAAAGCTATTAAATCAGGTCGTGAAAAAATTATTGTTGAAGACATAGAGTACTTGCCAACACTTTAA
- a CDS encoding TniQ family protein has protein sequence MRNKDWVKDYPVHIILKPQKDELLSSWLTRTALEHGQTLSLFISSYIKHDGTALARTDIDFRYDEKLFKQLTFKSGLDIKTIRHMSLRSEEGYLFSCNDCLYPPQQIRKLVDKRTHHGLMFCPKCLAEDKVPYFRKQWRYRFYNACPKHKIFLVDRCGKCYERIRLTKITSEQSIVYCSRCGRDLRLTKPHKIPIKYFYGLEAINWFEDGLVNGYFTINSKKVLSLWVFQSYTRLQYLLDRRNKLVLDGYPMQEDYKQLCKKLNHYNSKKCGPIYKDFFLSSMVYHLFKNYPHNLVKFTKDNHLTHRDFLHGLKEAPFWYIQMIDKQIPMHNTVGREISEFEVIQAIRYLKNIGTNITQKSVAGIIGCHFSIHKGFVRIYKSICK, from the coding sequence GTGAGAAATAAAGATTGGGTAAAAGATTATCCGGTTCACATAATTTTAAAACCTCAAAAGGATGAGCTATTAAGCTCATGGCTTACTAGAACTGCACTAGAACATGGACAGACACTCTCTTTATTTATATCATCATATATAAAGCATGATGGCACTGCACTTGCTCGAACAGACATTGACTTTAGATACGATGAAAAACTATTTAAACAACTCACTTTTAAAAGTGGACTAGACATAAAAACTATACGACATATGTCACTTAGAAGCGAAGAGGGATACTTATTTTCTTGTAATGATTGTCTTTATCCTCCACAACAAATAAGAAAGCTAGTAGATAAACGCACACATCATGGGTTAATGTTTTGTCCTAAATGCTTAGCTGAAGATAAAGTTCCATATTTTAGAAAGCAATGGCGATACAGATTCTACAACGCTTGTCCAAAACACAAAATATTTTTAGTTGATAGATGCGGAAAGTGCTATGAGAGAATAAGATTAACAAAAATAACATCAGAACAAAGCATCGTATACTGCAGTAGGTGTGGACGAGACTTAAGACTTACAAAGCCACATAAAATACCTATAAAATATTTCTATGGCTTAGAAGCTATAAATTGGTTTGAAGATGGGTTAGTGAATGGCTACTTTACAATTAATAGCAAAAAGGTCCTCTCTTTATGGGTATTTCAATCCTATACAAGACTACAATACTTGTTAGATAGGAGAAATAAACTTGTTTTAGATGGCTATCCTATGCAAGAAGATTATAAACAACTATGCAAAAAACTCAACCATTACAATTCGAAAAAGTGTGGACCTATCTATAAAGACTTCTTTTTGAGCTCAATGGTTTATCATCTATTTAAGAACTATCCTCATAATTTAGTGAAATTTACGAAAGATAATCACCTTACTCATAGAGATTTTTTACATGGGCTTAAAGAGGCTCCATTTTGGTATATTCAAATGATAGATAAACAAATACCAATGCATAATACTGTTGGAAGAGAAATAAGTGAATTTGAGGTTATTCAAGCTATTAGATATTTAAAAAACATTGGTACTAATATTACTCAAAAAAGTGTTGCTGGAATAATTGGGTGTCATTTTAGTATCCACAAAGGATTTGTGAGGATTTATAAAAGTATATGTAAATAA